Proteins co-encoded in one Polaromonas vacuolata genomic window:
- a CDS encoding DUF3579 domain-containing protein yields MVSNTVKEIFIQGITLDGKTFRPSDWADRLCGVLSQFRPGGPQPGSHLNYSPWCVPTLINGVKCVVVNAALRDAEPMAWDFAINFAIDNDLQYAEACLVPAPPPSSNPAV; encoded by the coding sequence ATGGTCTCCAACACAGTAAAAGAAATTTTTATTCAAGGTATTACCTTAGACGGTAAGACCTTTCGGCCTAGCGATTGGGCAGACAGGCTGTGCGGTGTACTGAGCCAGTTTCGCCCGGGTGGGCCACAGCCTGGCAGTCATTTGAACTACTCGCCGTGGTGCGTACCTACCCTTATTAACGGTGTGAAATGCGTGGTGGTCAATGCTGCGCTGAGAGACGCAGAACCCATGGCTTGGGACTTTGCGATTAATTTTGCTATCGATAACGACTTGCAATATGCCGAGGCTTGTTTGGTACCAGCGCCGCCTCCAAGCTCCAACCCTGCGGTTTAG
- the rpsT gene encoding 30S ribosomal protein S20: MATAKPKKKNPRLASGRKRVRQDAKLNAANTSLRSKYRTAVKNVEKAVLTGDPLKAKEMFAKAQSIVDTIADKGIFHKNKAARDKSRLSAKVKALALAAPKAA, from the coding sequence ATGGCAACCGCCAAACCAAAGAAAAAAAACCCACGTCTTGCTTCAGGCCGTAAACGCGTCCGTCAAGATGCAAAACTCAATGCTGCGAACACATCGCTGCGTTCCAAATACCGCACCGCAGTGAAGAACGTTGAAAAAGCTGTTCTCACTGGTGACCCATTAAAAGCAAAAGAAATGTTCGCCAAAGCCCAAAGCATTGTCGACACTATTGCTGACAAAGGCATTTTCCACAAAAACAAGGCAGCTCGCGATAAGAGCCGTCTGTCCGCCAAGGTCAAGGCCCTGGCACTCGCAGCCCCAAAGGCAGCCTAA
- the murJ gene encoding murein biosynthesis integral membrane protein MurJ yields MSLFKAASTVSLLTLVSRITGLVRELLIASTFGASAMTDAFNVAFRIPNLFRRLFAEGAFSQAFVPVLADSLARHGEEKTKLLIDRVATLLFWVLLFTCVAGVLAAPVLVWAMASGLQQQPEGYSAAVVMTRWMFPYIGFMSLVALSSGVLNTWRHYAVPAATPVLLNIAMITAAWLGAPWFKSLGIEPVYALGVGVMAGGVLQLGVQIPALLRLGMLPKIGLSLGLIKAALLDPATRNIAKLMVPALLGVSVAQISLLINTQIASHLTPGSVSWLTYADRLMEFPTAMLGVAIGVVLTPQLAAAKAANDAARYSAMLDWGLRIVVLLAVPCAVALLTFAKPLVATLYHYGAFSDRDVTQTTNALMGYGAGLLGLVAIKVLAPGFYASQDIRTPVRIAVVVLIITQLLNLALVPYFAHAGLALAIGIGALINALWLLLGLQKRGSYLPEPGWRMFFVRVLVASGLLAIFLFLAANSVDWTGFSSAKLQRIGLFFAVLMASAVVYFGALQVMGLKLKQLFRR; encoded by the coding sequence GTGTCACTTTTTAAAGCCGCCTCCACCGTATCCCTGCTGACCCTAGTCTCGCGTATCACCGGGCTTGTTCGCGAGTTGCTGATCGCCTCGACTTTCGGTGCTAGCGCCATGACCGATGCCTTTAATGTGGCGTTTCGGATTCCCAATTTGTTTCGCCGGCTATTTGCTGAAGGTGCTTTCAGCCAAGCCTTTGTGCCTGTGTTGGCCGACAGCTTGGCGCGCCACGGCGAAGAAAAAACCAAGCTGCTGATCGACCGTGTGGCGACTCTGTTGTTTTGGGTGCTGTTGTTCACCTGTGTAGCTGGTGTGTTGGCCGCACCCGTGCTGGTTTGGGCAATGGCAAGTGGCTTACAGCAACAGCCAGAAGGCTATTCAGCCGCGGTGGTTATGACGCGTTGGATGTTTCCCTATATCGGCTTCATGTCCCTGGTGGCCTTGTCTTCCGGCGTGCTCAACACTTGGCGCCACTATGCGGTGCCGGCGGCTACACCGGTGTTACTCAATATCGCCATGATTACTGCCGCTTGGCTGGGCGCTCCTTGGTTTAAATCGTTGGGTATAGAGCCTGTGTATGCACTCGGTGTTGGCGTAATGGCTGGTGGCGTATTGCAGCTTGGCGTGCAAATACCGGCTTTGCTGCGCCTTGGCATGTTGCCAAAAATTGGCTTGAGCCTAGGGCTGATCAAGGCCGCCTTGCTTGATCCCGCGACGCGCAATATTGCCAAGTTGATGGTGCCGGCATTGCTGGGTGTCAGCGTGGCGCAGATATCGCTGCTGATCAACACCCAAATCGCCTCACATCTCACGCCGGGCAGTGTTAGCTGGCTGACTTACGCCGACCGCTTAATGGAGTTTCCCACCGCCATGCTGGGCGTTGCCATAGGCGTTGTGTTGACCCCGCAGTTGGCGGCAGCCAAAGCGGCTAATGACGCAGCACGTTACTCGGCCATGCTGGACTGGGGTTTGCGCATAGTCGTGCTGCTGGCCGTGCCCTGTGCTGTGGCATTGTTGACTTTTGCTAAGCCGCTGGTGGCGACGCTTTATCACTATGGTGCTTTTAGCGACCGCGACGTCACTCAGACGACTAACGCACTGATGGGTTACGGTGCTGGCTTGTTGGGGCTGGTAGCCATCAAGGTGTTGGCGCCCGGTTTTTATGCCAGCCAAGACATACGCACACCTGTGCGCATCGCAGTGGTGGTGTTAATCATCACCCAACTGCTTAATTTAGCCTTGGTGCCGTATTTTGCGCACGCTGGTCTGGCTCTGGCCATCGGCATAGGTGCGTTAATCAATGCCTTATGGTTGCTGCTGGGTTTGCAAAAGCGCGGTAGTTATTTGCCTGAGCCGGGCTGGCGTATGTTTTTTGTGCGAGTGCTGGTCGCTAGCGGTCTGCTGGCTATCTTTTTGTTCTTGGCTGCTAATAGTGTTGACTGGACTGGATTTTCTTCAGCTAAGCTGCAAAGAATAGGCCTGTTTTTTGCTGTTTTAATGGCCTCTGCAGTGGTTTATTTTGGCGCGTTGCAAGTGATGGGTCTAAAACTTAAACAACTTTTTCGGCGTTAA